The DNA window TCCGGACGGCACGGCCGAAACCGTGACCGCGAAGAATACCGACACGGGAGATGTGCGATGGCGACGGACTCGACTGCCGGGCTGGCTCTGGTTTCCACCTTCTGCCCCGACCGGGTCGGGCTGGTCTCCGGCATCACAAGCCACCTGTTCGAACAGGGCATCAACCTGCGCGACGCCACCTTCGCCGCGCTCGGCACCGGTGCCGAGTTCTCCGCCGTCTGCGAGCTGCCCGCCGGGCTGACGGTGGGGGAGGTTCAGGCCAGCCTGTCATCCCTCCCTGTTCTGGCCGGCGCCGAGGTGAAGGTCACGCCCTTCGCCTTCGATCCCCAGCCGGGTCCGCAGGCCATGATCACCCACCGGGTCGAGGTGTCGGGCGGCGACCAGCCGGGCCTCGTTGCCCGCCTGTCGGAGATCTTCACCCAGTTCGACGCCAATATCGTGCGGCTGGATGCGCAGACCCTGCCCGACCGTGCCGGCGAACGCTATGTCCTGCGCTTCTCGGTGTCGATCCCGGCGGAGCGGGCGGAGGTCTGCCTGTCGGCGGCGGCGAATACCGCGGAGACGCTGGGGCTGACCTGCCGGACGGAGGGGGTTTGAGGGGGTTTCGGTTCAAATGCCCCCACCCCATCCCTCCCCCGCTACGCGGGAGAGGGGGCAGGAAGCTTGTTAAAGTAGTTTAACGCGAAGCGGCGGAGTTCCCTCTCCCGCGTGAGCGGGGGAGGGTTAGGGTGGGGGCATTCAGAGACCACTCACCCATGCAGAACCTTCAGCCCCACGATCCCGCCGACGATCGCCGCGATGCACAGCAGCCGCAGCGCCCCGGCGGGTTCGCCGAACAGCCACATCCCCAGCACCGCGGTGCCGACCGTGCCGATCCCGGTCCACACCGCGTAAGCCGTGCCCAGCGGCAGAGTCTTCAATGCAACCCCCAGCAGCAGGATGCTCGCCAGCATCGCCGCGGCGGTCAGCACGCTCGGGACCAGACGGGTGAAGCCCTCGGTGTATTTCAGGCCGACGGCCCAACCGATTTCGAACAGGCCGGCGAAGAACAGCGTGACCCACGCCATGACGGTACCTCCGTCTTGGAATGGCGGGGTCGTCCCCACCCGGTAACCCTCTGCTCATCGGCGGGGTCGTCCCCGCGGGCAATTGGGCAGATAGGACATCCACCTCCGGCGGTCAAGCCAGGCGGCCGAGGTTGCATCGCGGCGTCTGCCCGTGCAGGATGGGGTTCCTGAATGGTTCCCCCTTCGCCGCTGGTGGCGCTGGGGGTTTTCGACGTTGGACAGCAATGACCGAAAACGGCACCCCCCCGGCTTCCG is part of the Azospirillum lipoferum 4B genome and encodes:
- a CDS encoding glycine cleavage system protein R → MATDSTAGLALVSTFCPDRVGLVSGITSHLFEQGINLRDATFAALGTGAEFSAVCELPAGLTVGEVQASLSSLPVLAGAEVKVTPFAFDPQPGPQAMITHRVEVSGGDQPGLVARLSEIFTQFDANIVRLDAQTLPDRAGERYVLRFSVSIPAERAEVCLSAAANTAETLGLTCRTEGV
- the sugE gene encoding quaternary ammonium compound efflux SMR transporter SugE yields the protein MAWVTLFFAGLFEIGWAVGLKYTEGFTRLVPSVLTAAAMLASILLLGVALKTLPLGTAYAVWTGIGTVGTAVLGMWLFGEPAGALRLLCIAAIVGGIVGLKVLHG